A portion of the Desulfuromonas thiophila genome contains these proteins:
- the queC gene encoding 7-cyano-7-deazaguanine synthase QueC — translation MKKAVVLYSGGLDSTTCVALAQAAGCRVHALSFAYGQRHQIELEQARRFAGRLGISEHRIVSIDLRQFGGSALTADLEVPKDCCDEPGIPVTYVPARNTIFLSYALAWAEVLGCFDIYIGVNALDYSGYPDCRPEFIAAFEQMANLATRAAVEGQGHFRIHAPLLQLTKREIIETGLRLGVDYSLTHSCYDPDASGAACGRCDSCLLRLKGFREAGLTDPVRYQARG, via the coding sequence ATGAAAAAAGCAGTGGTTCTCTACAGTGGCGGCCTGGATTCAACAACCTGTGTCGCCCTGGCACAGGCAGCGGGTTGCCGGGTTCATGCCCTGAGTTTTGCTTATGGGCAGCGCCATCAGATCGAGTTGGAGCAGGCTCGCCGGTTTGCCGGCCGTCTGGGCATCAGCGAGCACCGGATAGTCAGTATCGATCTGCGTCAGTTTGGCGGCAGTGCCCTGACCGCCGATCTGGAGGTGCCCAAGGACTGCTGCGATGAGCCTGGTATTCCGGTTACCTATGTGCCCGCCCGTAACACCATCTTTTTGTCCTACGCCCTGGCCTGGGCCGAGGTGCTCGGTTGTTTCGATATCTATATCGGGGTCAATGCCCTCGACTACTCCGGTTATCCCGACTGCCGGCCCGAGTTTATTGCCGCCTTTGAACAGATGGCCAATCTGGCGACCCGTGCCGCGGTGGAAGGACAGGGCCATTTCCGCATTCACGCGCCACTGTTGCAGCTGACCAAGCGCGAAATTATCGAAACCGGTCTGCGGCTGGGGGTAGACTACAGCCTGACCCATTCCTGCTACGATCCGGATGCCAGCGGTGCCGCCTGTGGCCGCTGCGATTCCTGTCTGCTGCGGCTCAAGGGCTTTCGCGAAGCCGGCCTGACCGATCCGGTGCGCTACCAGGCGCGGGGCTAG
- a CDS encoding ABC transporter ATP-binding protein, which translates to MALDIVDLCKHFGSQLVVDHLSFRVEAGEIFGLLGPNGAGKSTTINMIAGGCRIGSGAIHVFGQPVLRSASRSRAARCQLGVMHQELIADPFFTIHQALQLQPGFYGTQLDPHWYAHIVERLALTPYLHKPVNHLSGGTKRRFMLAKALIHKPALLILDEPSAGVDLELRHSLWQFIRDVNRSGTTVLLTTHYLEEAEQMCQRVAILKQGRLVALDATERLKQQIQQRQLHVRLSRPLRAIPSALMPWQPQLSSGGRALQLRLPAETSVCLLLTQLQQLGLDISDFDTSGPSLEDVFLHLTRDVASAKTTGVLHVQ; encoded by the coding sequence GTGGCGTTGGACATAGTTGACCTGTGCAAACACTTCGGCTCCCAGCTGGTGGTGGATCATCTGAGTTTCCGCGTGGAGGCCGGCGAAATCTTCGGTCTGCTCGGTCCCAACGGCGCCGGCAAAAGTACCACCATCAACATGATCGCTGGTGGCTGCCGCATTGGTTCCGGTGCCATCCATGTCTTCGGTCAGCCAGTACTCCGCAGTGCCAGTCGCAGCCGGGCAGCCCGCTGCCAGCTCGGCGTCATGCATCAGGAACTCATCGCCGACCCCTTTTTCACCATCCATCAGGCCCTGCAGTTGCAGCCCGGTTTCTATGGTACCCAGCTCGACCCGCACTGGTACGCCCACATTGTTGAACGCCTGGCCCTTACTCCCTATCTGCACAAACCGGTTAATCATCTCTCCGGTGGCACCAAGCGCCGTTTCATGCTAGCCAAAGCCCTGATTCACAAGCCTGCCCTGTTGATCCTTGATGAACCCTCCGCGGGTGTGGATCTGGAATTGCGTCACAGCCTGTGGCAGTTCATCCGCGATGTCAACCGGTCCGGCACCACGGTTCTGCTGACAACCCACTACCTGGAGGAAGCCGAACAGATGTGTCAGCGCGTCGCCATCCTCAAGCAGGGTCGACTGGTAGCGCTTGATGCCACAGAGCGGCTCAAACAGCAGATCCAGCAGCGCCAGCTGCACGTCAGGCTGTCTCGCCCGCTGCGGGCGATACCGTCGGCACTGATGCCCTGGCAACCTCAGCTGAGTTCTGGCGGCCGTGCGCTGCAATTGCGCCTGCCGGCCGAGACCTCCGTCTGTCTGCTGCTGACACAGCTGCAGCAGCTTGGCCTGGATATCAGCGATTTTGATACCAGCGGTCCGAGTCTCGAAGACGTGTTCCTGCACCTGACCCGCGATGTAGCCAGCGCCAAAACCACCGGAGTGCTCCATGTTCAATAG
- the folE2 gene encoding GTP cyclohydrolase FolE2 translates to MKTMPDLQQSRDTRQIAIDRVGIKDVRYPIVVLDKNRSRQHTIASVNMYVELPHQFKGTHMSRFVEILNQYRGEITFYNMDRILAAMKERLESDCAHMELSFPYFIEKTAPVSGARSLMSYDCRFIGTLATDKDFVLEVCVPLTSLCPCSREISRYGAHNQRSYVRVAIRAHDMVWIEDLVALVEECGSAPVYALLKREDEKAVTEQAYENPRFVEDIVREVTRRLKAVAAIDWFSVECENFESIHDHSAYATLEYRRG, encoded by the coding sequence ATGAAGACCATGCCCGATCTGCAACAGAGCCGCGATACCCGCCAGATCGCCATTGATCGCGTCGGCATCAAGGATGTCCGTTACCCCATCGTGGTCCTGGACAAGAACCGGTCACGCCAGCACACCATTGCCAGCGTCAATATGTATGTCGAGTTGCCCCACCAGTTCAAGGGCACCCATATGAGCCGTTTTGTGGAGATTCTCAACCAGTACCGCGGCGAGATTACCTTCTACAATATGGATCGGATTCTGGCGGCCATGAAAGAGCGACTCGAATCCGATTGTGCTCATATGGAGCTGAGTTTTCCCTATTTTATCGAGAAAACAGCACCGGTTTCGGGCGCCCGCAGCCTGATGAGCTACGATTGCCGGTTTATCGGCACCCTGGCCACTGACAAGGATTTTGTCCTGGAGGTCTGTGTGCCCCTGACTTCTCTGTGTCCCTGCTCACGCGAAATCAGCCGCTATGGCGCCCATAACCAGCGTAGCTATGTACGGGTTGCCATTCGCGCTCATGACATGGTCTGGATTGAGGATCTGGTGGCGCTGGTGGAGGAATGCGGCAGTGCGCCGGTCTATGCCCTGCTCAAGCGTGAAGACGAAAAAGCGGTAACCGAGCAGGCCTACGAGAACCCGCGTTTTGTCGAGGACATCGTGCGCGAGGTGACCCGCCGGCTCAAGGCGGTGGCGGCCATAGACTGGTTCAGTGTGGAGTGTGAAAATTTCGAGTCGATTCACGACCATTCAGCGTATGCCACCCTGGAATATCGCCGGGGATAA